From one Rubrobacter xylanophilus genomic stretch:
- the glgX gene encoding glycogen debranching protein GlgX, with product MSEQRSVVWPGEPYPLGATWDGEGVNFALFSENAEKVELCLFDPTGRREIERIELREQTDQIWHCYLPYGRLGQLYGYRVYGPYDPENGHRFNPNKLLLDPYAKSIAGSLDWRHPHFGYRPGEDDLSFDERDNAAGALKCRVVDTAFTWGDDRPPRTPWHDTIIYELHVKGFTRLHPEIPPHLRGTYAGLASAPAIEHLKRLGVTAVELMPVHFFIDDKHLLERGLRNYWGYNSIGFFAPDTRYSATGSINEFKTMVKRLHSAGLEVILDVVYNHTAEGNHLGPTLSFRGIDNAAYYRLVPDDRRHYMDYTGTGNTLNMMHPRVLQLIMDSLRYWILEMHVDGFRFDLASALARELHDVDKLSAFFDIIRQDPVISQVKLIAEPWDVGEGGYQVGNFPVGWTEWNGKYRDAVRSYWKGDGGLVDELAYRLTGSSDLYERDGRRPYASINFVTAHDGFTLQDLVSYNEKHNEANGEGNRDGHDDNRSWNCGVEGPTGDRNIRRLRARQKRNLMATLLLSQGVPMILHGDEMGRTQHGNNNAYCQDNETSWLSWDLAPTDRNFLAFVRRMIRLRREHPIFRRRSFFQGRRLRGAGVKDITWLTPDGDEMTDEEWNSSFARSLGLQMSGLLEGEHDAQGRPIRDDDFLLLFNAHHEDLSFVLPQIPADARWEAVVDTAHAAGLKPAGFYKPGDAYPLKARSMAVLTNARRETLEEEEE from the coding sequence GAGCGGATAGAGCTCCGGGAGCAGACCGACCAGATCTGGCACTGCTACCTGCCCTACGGACGGCTCGGCCAGCTCTACGGCTACCGGGTCTACGGGCCCTACGACCCCGAGAACGGCCACCGGTTCAACCCCAACAAGCTCCTCCTCGACCCCTATGCCAAGTCCATCGCGGGCAGCCTGGACTGGCGGCATCCCCACTTCGGCTACAGGCCCGGCGAGGACGACCTCTCCTTCGACGAGCGGGACAACGCCGCCGGCGCCCTCAAGTGCCGTGTGGTGGACACCGCCTTCACCTGGGGCGACGACCGGCCCCCCAGGACCCCCTGGCACGACACCATAATCTACGAGCTGCACGTAAAGGGCTTCACCCGGCTCCACCCCGAGATCCCGCCACACCTGCGCGGCACCTACGCCGGGCTCGCCTCGGCCCCGGCCATCGAGCATCTCAAGCGGCTCGGGGTGACCGCCGTGGAGCTCATGCCCGTTCACTTCTTTATCGACGACAAGCACCTGCTCGAGAGGGGCCTCAGGAACTACTGGGGCTACAACTCCATCGGCTTCTTCGCGCCCGACACCCGCTACTCGGCCACCGGCTCCATAAACGAGTTCAAGACCATGGTCAAGCGGCTGCACTCGGCGGGGCTGGAGGTCATCCTGGACGTCGTCTACAACCACACCGCCGAGGGCAACCACCTCGGCCCCACGCTCTCCTTCCGCGGGATAGACAACGCCGCCTACTACCGGCTCGTCCCCGACGACCGGCGCCACTACATGGACTACACCGGCACCGGCAACACCCTCAACATGATGCACCCGCGCGTGCTGCAGCTCATCATGGACTCCCTGCGCTACTGGATCCTGGAGATGCACGTGGACGGCTTCCGGTTCGACCTGGCGAGCGCGCTCGCCCGCGAGCTCCACGACGTGGACAAGCTCTCCGCCTTCTTCGACATCATCCGGCAGGACCCGGTGATCTCGCAGGTCAAGCTCATCGCCGAGCCCTGGGACGTGGGCGAGGGCGGCTACCAGGTCGGCAACTTCCCCGTCGGGTGGACGGAGTGGAACGGCAAGTACCGCGACGCGGTCCGCTCCTACTGGAAGGGCGACGGCGGGCTGGTTGACGAGCTGGCCTACCGCCTGACCGGCTCCTCCGACCTCTACGAGCGCGACGGCCGCCGCCCCTACGCCTCCATCAACTTCGTCACCGCCCACGACGGGTTCACCCTGCAGGACCTCGTCAGCTACAACGAGAAGCACAACGAGGCCAACGGCGAGGGCAACCGGGACGGCCACGACGACAACCGCTCCTGGAACTGCGGGGTGGAGGGCCCCACGGGCGACAGGAACATCCGCCGCCTGAGGGCCCGTCAGAAGCGCAACCTCATGGCGACGCTCCTGCTCTCGCAGGGGGTGCCCATGATCCTCCACGGCGACGAGATGGGCCGCACCCAGCACGGCAACAACAACGCCTACTGCCAGGACAACGAAACGAGCTGGCTGAGCTGGGACCTCGCCCCCACTGACCGCAACTTCCTGGCCTTCGTGCGGCGTATGATCCGGCTGCGCCGCGAGCACCCGATCTTCCGCCGCCGCAGCTTCTTCCAGGGCCGCCGGTTGCGGGGCGCGGGGGTGAAGGACATCACCTGGCTCACCCCCGACGGGGACGAGATGACCGACGAGGAGTGGAACAGCTCCTTCGCCCGCTCGCTGGGGCTGCAGATGTCGGGCCTGCTGGAGGGCGAGCACGATGCCCAGGGGCGCCCCATACGGGACGACGACTTTCTGCTGCTCTTCAACGCCCACCACGAGGATCTGAGCTTCGTGCTCCCCCAGATCCCCGCGGACGCCCGCTGGGAGGCGGTCGTGGACACCGCCCACGCGGCCGGCCTGAAGCCCGCCGGCTTCTACAAACCGGGCGACGCCTACCCGCTGAAGGCCCGCTCGATGGCGGTGCTCACCAACGCCCGGCGCGAGACGCTGGAGGAGGAAGAGGAGTGA
- the treZ gene encoding malto-oligosyltrehalose trehalohydrolase — protein MIRHHPLPFGAEYLGDGRTRFALWAPAAGGVELVLEGGAHRMERGENGLFTLVAEAPPGTRYRYRMEDGTEVPDPASRFQPEDVGGPSVVVDPASFEWGDEGWRGRPWEETVLYELHVGAFSPQGTYEGVVERLEHLAELGVTAVELMPLSDFPGLRGWGYDGVLPYAPDASYGTPEGLKGLVQAAHERNLMVFLDVVYNHFGPEGNYLPLYAPQFFTPEHETPWGDAVDFGRRMVREFFLHNALYWLEEYHLDGLRLDAVHAIFDDPERHFVRELVRRVREGPGRDRHVHLVLENDANAASLLRGPSGATAQWNDDLHHALHVALTGEDSGYYADYAPSPVRHLGRALAEGFAYQGEPSRHRSGERRGEPSADLPSTSFVAFLQNHDQVGNRAFGERITSLAPPKAVRAAAEIYLLSPQIPLLFMGEEWAASSPFLFFCDFGGDLARAVAAGRREEFAAFPEFSDPATRERIPDPNAPGTFGASRLDWGEREAPEHAAWIELYRALLSVRRERIVPLLSGAPGAASWRTVGGRGLEARWELAGGARLALRANLGPEPLSGFDPPEGGLLHATEGARSAERELPGWSVVWHLAEGPA, from the coding sequence GTGATCCGGCACCACCCCCTCCCCTTCGGCGCCGAGTACCTCGGGGACGGCCGGACGCGCTTCGCCCTGTGGGCCCCGGCGGCGGGCGGGGTGGAGCTGGTCCTGGAGGGCGGCGCCCACCGCATGGAGCGGGGCGAGAACGGCCTCTTCACCCTCGTCGCCGAGGCTCCCCCCGGCACCCGCTACCGCTACCGGATGGAGGATGGGACCGAGGTTCCGGACCCCGCCTCCCGCTTCCAGCCGGAGGACGTCGGCGGCCCGAGCGTCGTCGTGGACCCGGCCTCCTTCGAGTGGGGCGACGAAGGCTGGCGGGGGCGGCCCTGGGAGGAGACCGTCCTCTATGAGCTGCACGTCGGCGCCTTCTCCCCGCAGGGGACCTACGAAGGGGTCGTGGAGCGCCTGGAACACCTCGCGGAGCTCGGGGTGACCGCCGTGGAGCTCATGCCCCTCTCGGATTTTCCCGGCCTCAGGGGCTGGGGCTACGACGGCGTGCTCCCCTACGCCCCCGACGCCTCCTACGGGACGCCGGAGGGGCTCAAGGGGCTCGTACAGGCCGCCCACGAGCGGAACCTCATGGTCTTCCTCGACGTCGTCTACAACCACTTCGGTCCGGAGGGCAACTACCTCCCCCTGTATGCGCCGCAGTTCTTCACCCCGGAGCACGAGACCCCCTGGGGGGACGCCGTGGACTTCGGCCGGAGGATGGTGCGCGAGTTCTTCCTGCACAACGCGCTCTACTGGCTGGAGGAGTACCACCTCGACGGCCTGAGGCTGGACGCGGTGCACGCGATCTTCGACGACCCCGAGCGCCACTTCGTGCGCGAGCTGGTCCGGAGGGTCCGCGAGGGCCCCGGCCGGGACCGGCACGTGCACCTGGTGCTGGAGAACGACGCCAACGCCGCCTCGCTCCTGCGCGGCCCCTCCGGGGCCACGGCCCAGTGGAACGACGACCTGCACCATGCCCTGCACGTCGCGCTCACCGGCGAGGATTCGGGCTACTACGCGGACTACGCTCCCTCCCCGGTGCGGCACCTGGGTCGGGCTCTGGCCGAGGGCTTCGCCTACCAGGGCGAGCCCTCCCGGCACCGGAGCGGAGAGAGGCGGGGGGAGCCGAGCGCGGATCTGCCGTCCACCTCCTTCGTGGCCTTCCTGCAGAACCACGACCAGGTCGGCAACCGGGCCTTTGGGGAGAGGATCACATCCCTCGCCCCCCCGAAGGCGGTGCGGGCGGCCGCCGAGATCTACCTGCTCTCCCCCCAGATCCCGCTGCTCTTCATGGGCGAGGAGTGGGCCGCCTCTTCGCCCTTCCTCTTCTTCTGTGATTTCGGGGGGGATCTGGCGCGGGCCGTCGCCGCGGGGCGCAGGGAGGAGTTCGCCGCCTTCCCGGAGTTCTCCGACCCCGCGACGCGCGAGCGCATCCCCGACCCGAACGCACCGGGCACGTTCGGGGCCTCGAGGCTCGACTGGGGCGAGCGGGAGGCTCCGGAGCACGCGGCCTGGATCGAGCTCTACCGCGCCCTGCTCTCCGTGCGCCGGGAGCGCATCGTCCCTCTGCTCTCCGGCGCCCCCGGAGCCGCCTCTTGGCGAACCGTCGGAGGGCGCGGCCTGGAGGCGCGCTGGGAACTCGCGGGCGGCGCCCGCCTCGCGCTGCGCGCGAACCTCGGCCCCGAACCACTTTCGGGCTTCGATCCGCCGGAGGGTGGGCTGCTCCACGCCACGGAGGGCGCCCGGAGCGCGGAGCGCGAGCTGCCGGGGTGGTCCGTCGTATGGCACCTGGCGGAGGGTCCCGCTTGA
- the treY gene encoding malto-oligosyltrehalose synthase produces MKAPRATYRLQLGEDLTLHAAAGLVPYLAELGVSHLYLSPCTRARAGSGHGYDVVDHRTIDPALGGEEGYAALLRAVRERGMSLLLDWVPNHMGLSPENRWWMSVLEHGPASPYAPFFDVDWDPPGRPHLRGRVLLPVLGDHYRAVLERGELKLSLEAGEGALCVRYHEHRFPLDPATYPAVLAASGEPELVRLAAGFAALPDRSPGRGAERARRASGLRERLSRLLRESPGALRALEGVLEGPARDPAELHRLLEEQAFRLAFWRVADDEVNYRRFFAINDLVGLRAEDGRVFEATHRLALDLLRRGAADGLRIDHPDGLRDPAGYLRRLREAAGGPFYLVVEKILVGDEELPEEWPVEGTTGYEFVNRVGGLFVDPEGERFLDRAYRRFTGEGRSFEEVAREGKRLVMDGELAGALDALARRMLELARRRYDFTLNALRRSLAGVIEHLGVYRTYATPAGVPEPDRERLAEAIERASAESRDDPALFEFLRRVLLLEAEDPEERRVAAELLMDLQQYTGAVMAKGVEDTALYRYNRLAGLNEVGGEPDRFGVSPEELHRWALRRRERHPHGMLAASTHDTKRAEDVRARLIALSSLAEEWEERVERWHRINTPHRVELEDGREAPSREDEYLLYQTLLGAWPFWEESGFPGRIKDYTRKAVREAKVNSSWMAPDGAYERALEGFVEAILAPDGGFLEDFLPFQRRVARLGALVSLSQTLIRLTFPGVPDVYRGAELWDLSLVDPDNRRPVDYDLRRRFLAELERTVPSGAPSLLDDGVWQNGLPKLHLLRRALRLRAESPGLFARGEYVPLESGGPRAGRIFAFARRLGEELAVTVVPRPAADAVAPSGPLGFRPGAWEGTWVSVPFRESGYRDLLSGRPCGRGPRLAAEELFGRFPTALLAPSRP; encoded by the coding sequence TTGAAGGCTCCCCGCGCCACCTACCGGCTGCAGCTCGGGGAGGACCTCACCCTCCACGCCGCCGCCGGGCTCGTCCCGTACCTGGCGGAGCTCGGGGTGAGCCACCTCTACCTCTCCCCGTGCACCCGGGCGCGGGCGGGCAGCGGCCACGGCTACGACGTGGTCGACCACCGCACCATCGACCCCGCGCTCGGCGGGGAAGAGGGATATGCCGCCCTCCTGCGGGCGGTCCGGGAGCGCGGGATGAGCCTCCTGCTCGACTGGGTCCCGAACCACATGGGGCTCTCCCCGGAGAACCGGTGGTGGATGAGCGTCCTGGAGCATGGTCCGGCCTCCCCCTACGCCCCCTTCTTCGACGTCGACTGGGACCCTCCCGGCCGTCCCCACCTGCGCGGCCGGGTGCTGCTCCCGGTGCTCGGCGATCACTATCGGGCGGTGCTGGAGCGCGGGGAGCTAAAGCTGAGCCTGGAGGCCGGGGAGGGGGCTCTCTGTGTCCGCTACCACGAGCACCGCTTCCCGCTGGACCCGGCGACCTACCCGGCGGTGCTCGCGGCCTCCGGCGAGCCGGAGCTCGTGCGGCTCGCCGCCGGGTTCGCCGCCCTGCCGGACCGCAGCCCGGGGCGGGGAGCGGAGCGTGCGCGGCGGGCCTCCGGTCTGCGGGAGCGGCTGTCCCGGCTGCTCCGGGAGTCCCCCGGAGCCCTCCGGGCGCTGGAGGGGGTGCTGGAGGGCCCGGCCCGCGACCCCGCGGAGCTGCACCGCCTGCTCGAGGAGCAGGCCTTCCGGCTGGCTTTCTGGCGCGTGGCCGACGACGAGGTCAACTACCGCCGCTTCTTCGCCATAAACGACCTGGTGGGGCTCCGGGCGGAGGACGGGCGGGTCTTCGAGGCTACCCACCGCCTGGCGCTGGACCTGCTGCGCCGGGGGGCGGCCGACGGCCTCCGGATAGACCACCCGGACGGGCTGCGCGACCCGGCGGGCTACCTGCGGCGGCTGCGGGAGGCGGCCGGCGGGCCCTTCTACCTGGTGGTGGAGAAGATCCTCGTCGGCGACGAGGAGCTGCCGGAGGAGTGGCCGGTGGAGGGGACGACCGGCTACGAGTTCGTAAACCGCGTGGGAGGTCTCTTCGTGGACCCGGAGGGGGAGAGGTTCCTGGACCGCGCCTACCGGCGGTTCACCGGGGAGGGGCGTTCCTTCGAGGAGGTCGCCCGCGAGGGCAAGCGGCTGGTGATGGACGGTGAGCTGGCCGGAGCACTCGACGCGCTCGCCCGGCGCATGCTGGAGCTCGCCCGGCGGCGCTACGACTTCACGCTGAACGCGCTGCGCCGGTCGCTCGCCGGCGTCATCGAGCACCTCGGGGTCTACCGGACCTACGCCACCCCCGCGGGCGTCCCGGAACCAGACCGGGAGCGGCTCGCGGAGGCCATAGAGCGGGCGAGCGCCGAAAGCCGCGACGACCCGGCCCTCTTCGAGTTCCTCCGGCGGGTGCTGCTCCTGGAGGCGGAGGACCCGGAGGAACGGCGGGTCGCGGCGGAGCTCCTCATGGACCTGCAGCAGTACACGGGGGCGGTGATGGCCAAGGGCGTGGAGGACACCGCCCTCTACCGCTACAACCGGCTCGCCGGGCTGAACGAGGTCGGGGGGGAGCCGGACCGCTTCGGTGTCTCGCCGGAGGAGCTCCACCGGTGGGCGCTGCGCCGCCGGGAGCGGCACCCGCACGGGATGCTGGCCGCCTCCACCCACGACACCAAGCGTGCGGAGGACGTGCGCGCCCGGCTGATCGCCCTCTCCTCCCTCGCGGAGGAGTGGGAGGAGAGGGTGGAGCGCTGGCACCGGATCAACACCCCGCACCGGGTGGAGCTGGAGGACGGGCGCGAGGCTCCCTCCCGGGAGGACGAGTACCTGCTCTACCAGACCCTCCTCGGGGCCTGGCCGTTCTGGGAGGAGTCCGGGTTCCCCGGCCGGATAAAGGACTACACGAGAAAGGCGGTCCGGGAGGCGAAGGTCAACAGCTCCTGGATGGCTCCGGACGGGGCCTACGAAAGGGCCCTGGAGGGCTTCGTGGAGGCGATCCTCGCGCCGGACGGCGGGTTTCTGGAGGACTTCTTGCCCTTCCAGCGCCGGGTGGCCCGTCTCGGGGCGCTGGTGAGCCTCTCGCAGACCCTGATCCGGCTGACCTTCCCCGGCGTGCCGGACGTCTACCGGGGAGCGGAGCTCTGGGACCTCTCCCTCGTCGACCCGGACAACCGCCGCCCGGTGGACTACGATCTCAGGAGGAGGTTCCTCGCGGAGCTGGAGCGGACGGTTCCCTCCGGGGCGCCCTCGCTCCTCGACGACGGCGTCTGGCAGAACGGGCTCCCGAAGCTCCACCTCCTCCGCCGGGCGCTGCGGCTTCGGGCCGAAAGCCCCGGGCTCTTCGCCCGGGGGGAATACGTACCCCTTGAGAGCGGGGGACCGCGGGCCGGCCGGATCTTCGCCTTCGCCCGGAGGCTCGGGGAGGAGCTGGCGGTGACGGTCGTCCCCCGCCCGGCGGCGGATGCCGTCGCCCCTTCAGGGCCTCTCGGGTTCCGGCCCGGCGCCTGGGAGGGAACCTGGGTCTCCGTTCCCTTCCGGGAGAGCGGCTACCGCGACCTGCTCTCCGGCAGGCCGTGCGGTCGCGGTCCGCGCCTCGCCGCCGAAGAGCTCTTCGGCCGCTTCCCGACGGCCCTGCTCGCCCCGAGCCGGCCCTGA
- a CDS encoding SDR family NAD(P)-dependent oxidoreductase: protein MEAGSRKTALVTGSTDGLGRGVARELARRGYAVILHGRSEARCEEAAAELPDGGAGYLVADFSSLGEVRKMAGEILAGRERLDLLVNNAGIISRERRESREGVELTLAVNYLSHFLLTLLLLPLLRRSAPARVVNVASAAQSPLDFSDPMMERSYDPMEAYARSKLAQVSFTLEFVERFAGNGVYANALHPASLMDTKMVRESFGRSMSSVEEGVRAVVHLATSPDLEGVSGRYFDGTREARPHPWARDPGARERLWELSEGLCGGLLEPL from the coding sequence ATGGAAGCGGGATCCAGGAAGACGGCGCTCGTCACCGGCTCGACGGACGGGCTCGGCAGAGGCGTTGCCCGGGAGCTCGCCCGCCGGGGGTACGCGGTGATCCTGCACGGCCGCAGCGAGGCGCGCTGTGAGGAGGCCGCGGCGGAGCTCCCGGATGGCGGGGCCGGCTATCTGGTGGCGGACTTCTCCTCCCTCGGGGAGGTCCGTAAGATGGCCGGGGAGATACTCGCGGGGCGCGAGCGCCTGGACCTGCTGGTGAACAACGCGGGGATCATCTCCCGTGAGCGCCGCGAGAGCCGGGAGGGAGTGGAGCTCACCCTCGCCGTAAACTACCTGTCCCACTTCCTGCTTACGCTCCTGCTCCTCCCGTTGCTGCGCCGCTCGGCGCCGGCCCGGGTGGTGAACGTAGCCTCGGCCGCCCAGAGCCCCCTGGACTTCAGCGATCCCATGATGGAGCGCTCCTACGACCCCATGGAGGCCTACGCCCGCAGCAAGCTGGCGCAGGTCTCCTTCACCCTCGAGTTCGTGGAGCGCTTCGCCGGCAACGGGGTGTACGCCAACGCCCTCCATCCGGCCTCGCTCATGGACACCAAGATGGTGCGCGAGAGCTTCGGGCGTTCCATGAGCTCCGTGGAGGAGGGGGTCCGGGCGGTGGTGCACCTGGCCACCTCCCCAGACCTCGAGGGGGTCTCCGGCCGCTACTTCGACGGTACCCGGGAGGCCCGCCCCCACCCCTGGGCCCGCGATCCCGGGGCCAGGGAGCGTCTGTGGGAGCTGAGCGAGGGGCTCTGCGGCGGGCTGCTGGAGCCCCTCTGA